Proteins from a single region of Gloeocapsa sp. DLM2.Bin57:
- the miaA gene encoding tRNA (adenosine(37)-N6)-dimethylallyltransferase MiaA: protein MLLIVICGATATGKSNLALQLAKAVDGVIISADSRQVYQDFNIGTAKPSAQEQQQVTHYLIDVCHPTQVFTLAQYQQLATQIINSLSQPVFLVGGTGLYIKSIVKGLLIPPVSPQPELRSQLLTLSQTELYQQLTQLDAIAASKIHPNDQVRTLRALEVYYVTGIPISQQQGENPPPYKIIQIGLDCLSDSLSDRLTQRTEKMLTMGLVEEVKYLLGKYDPDLHLFKTLGYQEIKDYLTGKITLSAAKNLTILHTRQFAKRQRTWFKAIPEIIWLDADSPHLVEQSLELIKLLQKENKR from the coding sequence ATGCTCTTAATCGTTATTTGTGGTGCTACGGCTACTGGTAAGTCTAATTTAGCTTTACAATTGGCTAAGGCTGTGGATGGGGTGATTATTAGTGCTGATTCTCGCCAAGTCTATCAAGATTTTAACATCGGTACGGCTAAACCATCGGCTCAAGAACAACAACAGGTGACTCATTATCTTATTGATGTTTGTCACCCAACCCAAGTGTTTACTTTAGCTCAATATCAACAACTTGCTACACAAATTATCAACTCGTTATCTCAACCCGTCTTCTTGGTGGGGGGAACTGGTTTATATATTAAGTCTATCGTTAAAGGTCTCCTCATCCCTCCTGTTTCTCCTCAACCTGAATTGCGATCGCAACTCCTGACTCTCTCTCAAACAGAATTATATCAACAATTAACTCAATTAGACGCGATCGCCGCTAGCAAGATTCACCCTAATGACCAAGTACGTACTTTAAGAGCACTAGAAGTATATTATGTAACTGGTATCCCTATTTCTCAACAACAGGGAGAAAATCCCCCCCCCTATAAAATTATCCAGATTGGTTTAGATTGTCTCAGTGATTCTTTAAGCGATCGCCTTACTCAACGCACAGAAAAAATGCTGACCATGGGTTTAGTAGAAGAGGTAAAATATCTCTTAGGAAAATATGACCCTGATTTACATTTATTTAAGACCCTTGGCTACCAAGAAATCAAGGATTATCTCACAGGAAAAATCACCTTATCAGCAGCGAAAAATTTAACTATTCTACATACTCGTCAATTTGCCAAAAGACAACGTACCTGGTTTAAAGCTATTCCTGAGATTATCTGGTTAGACGCTGATTCTCCTCATCTAGTGGAACAAAGTTTAGAGCTAATAAAATTATTACAAAAAGAAAATAAACGTTAA
- a CDS encoding AarF/ABC1/UbiB kinase family protein, with protein MNTDLVVFNQARTEYDPKAIARYYSRRPWQVIWRGLRITTGFVTFVLSLYWDGWTNQEEKNKQKRATTLRKLLTNLGPTFIKIGQALSTRPDLVRKDFLEELIKLQDQLPPFDNQTAFTIIETDLQASIKQVYQEISPNPIAAASLGQVYRAKLYTGEEVAVKVQRPNLRPVISLDLHLLRLIVSWLKPLLPVNIGHDLTLIVDEFGVKLFEEIDYQNEGRNAEKFATNFRNDRDIKVPKIYWKYSSYRILTLEWIDGFKLTDTAKIASAGLDLNELIKIGVTSGLRQLLEHGFFHADPHPGNLFATPDGRMAYIDFGMMDQLEEETKETIASAVVQLINKDYQALADDFVRLGFLTADTDLTPIIPALEEVLGTAVGESVKDFNFKTVTDHFSELMYEYPFRIPSKFALIIRSIITQEGLALTLNPDFKIVEVSYPYVSKRLLTGESPQLRRRLIDILFKDGKFQWQRLENMLAIAQSDQQFDLIPTARLGLTFLLSEEGKYFRQQLLIALTEDDRLHTEEVQRIWSLVKDELKPQRLFDVALTALREISTERLAAVISASD; from the coding sequence GTGAATACAGATTTAGTTGTTTTTAACCAAGCCCGAACAGAATATGACCCAAAAGCGATCGCCCGCTATTATAGTCGGAGACCTTGGCAAGTAATCTGGAGAGGTTTGAGGATTACCACAGGTTTTGTTACTTTTGTTTTAAGTCTATATTGGGATGGTTGGACTAACCAAGAGGAAAAAAATAAGCAAAAAAGAGCAACCACTTTAAGAAAATTATTAACTAATTTAGGACCAACCTTTATTAAAATTGGTCAAGCTTTATCCACTAGACCAGATTTAGTCCGTAAAGATTTTTTAGAAGAATTAATTAAACTCCAAGATCAATTACCCCCCTTTGATAATCAAACAGCCTTTACAATCATCGAAACAGATTTACAAGCTAGCATCAAACAGGTATATCAAGAAATTTCCCCCAATCCCATCGCAGCAGCTAGTCTAGGACAAGTTTACCGCGCTAAACTATATACAGGAGAAGAAGTAGCTGTCAAAGTTCAACGACCTAATTTACGACCTGTTATTTCTCTCGATTTACATCTGTTACGCTTAATCGTTAGTTGGTTAAAACCTTTATTACCAGTAAATATAGGACACGATTTAACCCTGATTGTTGATGAATTCGGGGTTAAATTATTTGAAGAAATAGACTATCAAAACGAAGGTAGAAACGCGGAAAAATTTGCCACTAATTTCCGTAATGATCGTGATATCAAAGTTCCTAAAATCTACTGGAAATATAGCAGCTATCGCATTTTAACTTTAGAATGGATCGACGGTTTTAAACTCACCGATACCGCTAAAATAGCTTCTGCGGGGTTAGATTTAAACGAACTGATTAAAATTGGGGTTACTTCTGGTTTACGTCAACTTCTAGAACACGGTTTCTTTCACGCAGATCCTCACCCAGGTAACCTGTTTGCTACTCCTGATGGTCGCATGGCTTATATCGATTTTGGGATGATGGATCAACTAGAGGAAGAAACTAAAGAAACCATCGCTAGCGCTGTAGTACAACTCATTAATAAAGATTATCAAGCTCTAGCTGATGATTTTGTTAGGCTAGGATTTTTAACAGCAGATACGGATTTAACTCCGATTATCCCTGCTTTAGAAGAAGTGTTGGGGACTGCGGTTGGTGAAAGCGTTAAAGATTTTAACTTTAAAACCGTTACGGATCATTTCTCAGAATTGATGTATGAGTATCCCTTTAGGATACCGTCTAAATTCGCTTTAATTATTCGTTCGATTATCACTCAAGAAGGTTTAGCTTTAACCCTTAATCCAGATTTTAAAATAGTAGAGGTTTCCTATCCCTACGTATCTAAACGCTTGCTTACGGGAGAATCCCCCCAATTACGCAGACGTCTGATTGATATCCTCTTTAAAGATGGTAAATTCCAATGGCAAAGGTTAGAAAATATGCTGGCGATCGCTCAAAGTGATCAACAATTTGACCTTATTCCTACCGCGAGACTTGGTTTAACCTTCTTACTCTCAGAGGAAGGTAAATACTTCCGTCAACAGTTATTAATCGCTTTAACCGAAGACGATCGCCTGCACACTGAAGAAGTACAAAGAATCTGGAGTCTAGTTAAAGATGAATTAAAACCACAAAGACTCTTTGACGTTGCTTTAACTGCTTTGAGAGAAATTTCTACGGAAAGATTAGCCGCGGTTATTTCTGCTTCTGATTAA
- the argH gene encoding argininosuccinate lyase: MTIKKTWSDRFETALHPFIAEFNASISFDLELLEYDLTGSIAHAKMLAHCGIISESEAEQLVTGLEQIRQEYRQGEFNPGIDAEDVHFAVERRLTEITGDVGKKLHTARSRNDQVGTDIRLYLREEIKQIRTHLRAFQTALLEHATNHVETIIPGYTHLQRAQPLSLAHHLLAYFYMAQRDWERLGEIRVRTNISPLGAGALAGTTFPIDRHYSASLLDFDQVYPNSLDAVSDRDFAIEFLCSASLIMVHLSRLSEEMILWSSQEFGFITLTDSCATGSSIMPQKKNPDVPELVRGKSGRVFGHLQALLVLMKGLPLAYNKDLQEDKEAIFDTVKTTKACLQAMTILLSEGIVFNVERLATTVTEDFSNATDVADYLAARGVPFREAYNIVGKVVKTSLAEGKLLKDLTLAEWQSLHPMFAEDIFEAIAPKQVVAARNSYGGTGFTQVRESLKKAQTLLES; this comes from the coding sequence GTGACTATCAAAAAAACTTGGAGCGATCGCTTTGAAACCGCTCTTCATCCCTTTATCGCTGAATTCAATGCTAGTATTAGCTTTGATCTCGAATTATTAGAATACGACTTAACAGGTTCAATCGCTCACGCTAAAATGCTCGCTCACTGTGGCATTATTAGTGAAAGTGAAGCTGAGCAATTAGTAACAGGTTTAGAACAAATTCGTCAAGAATATCGCCAAGGTGAATTTAACCCTGGAATCGACGCCGAAGACGTACACTTTGCTGTAGAACGACGTCTTACGGAAATCACGGGAGATGTAGGTAAAAAATTACACACTGCTCGTTCCCGTAATGACCAAGTGGGTACTGATATTAGACTCTATCTGAGAGAAGAAATTAAGCAAATTCGCACTCACCTACGCGCTTTTCAAACAGCACTGTTAGAGCACGCTACAAATCATGTTGAGACGATTATTCCAGGTTATACCCATCTGCAAAGAGCACAACCGCTGAGTCTAGCTCATCATCTATTGGCTTATTTTTACATGGCTCAACGAGATTGGGAAAGATTAGGGGAAATCAGAGTGAGAACTAATATCTCTCCTCTCGGTGCAGGTGCTTTAGCAGGTACAACTTTCCCCATTGATAGACACTATAGCGCTTCTTTACTAGATTTTGACCAGGTTTATCCTAATAGTTTAGACGCAGTCAGCGATCGCGATTTTGCTATTGAATTCCTTTGTAGCGCTAGTCTGATTATGGTACATTTAAGTCGCTTGAGTGAAGAAATGATTCTTTGGTCCTCCCAAGAATTCGGCTTTATTACTCTTACAGATAGTTGTGCTACAGGCTCGAGTATAATGCCTCAAAAGAAAAACCCCGATGTACCCGAATTAGTTCGCGGTAAATCAGGTCGTGTTTTTGGTCATTTACAAGCTTTATTAGTCTTAATGAAGGGTTTACCCCTAGCTTATAACAAGGATTTACAAGAGGATAAAGAGGCTATTTTTGATACGGTAAAAACCACTAAAGCTTGTTTACAGGCTATGACTATACTATTGAGTGAGGGTATCGTTTTTAATGTGGAACGATTAGCTACTACTGTAACCGAAGACTTTTCTAACGCAACAGACGTAGCAGACTATTTAGCAGCTCGTGGAGTACCTTTTCGGGAAGCTTATAATATAGTCGGTAAAGTGGTTAAAACTAGTTTAGCTGAAGGTAAGCTACTCAAGGATTTAACCCTAGCAGAATGGCAAAGCTTACACCCTATGTTCGCTGAGGATATCTTCGAGGCGATCGCCCCCAAACAAGTAGTCGCAGCTCGCAATAGTTACGGTGGTACTGGTTTTACCCAAGTACGCGAGAGTCTCAAAAAAGCTCAAACTCTCCTAGAATCTTAA
- a CDS encoding NUDIX hydrolase: protein MLRFAKTVLGIILRHPLPGVTMIPVATDGRIVLVRRRDTGTWSLPGGLVDWGEDLTTTATRELKEETGLELVQIRRLVGVYSNINRDPRMHSIAILVEAEIKGDLQVQDHGEITEVAYFTPDSIPIENLSHDHAEQIRDYFQGLTRLA, encoded by the coding sequence ATGCTACGTTTTGCTAAAACCGTCTTAGGGATTATTCTGCGTCATCCTCTCCCTGGAGTTACTATGATTCCCGTGGCTACTGATGGTCGTATCGTTTTGGTGCGACGTCGTGATACTGGTACATGGAGTTTACCAGGGGGGTTAGTGGATTGGGGAGAAGATTTAACCACTACCGCTACTAGGGAATTAAAGGAAGAAACAGGTTTAGAGCTAGTGCAAATCCGCCGTTTAGTGGGTGTTTATTCTAATATAAATCGCGATCCTCGGATGCACTCCATCGCTATTCTTGTAGAAGCCGAGATTAAAGGTGACTTACAAGTACAAGATCATGGAGAAATTACCGAAGTGGCTTATTTTACTCCCGATTCCATCCCAATTGAGAATCTTAGTCATGACCATGCTGAGCAAATCCGTGATTATTTTCAAGGCTTGACCAGATTAGCTTAA
- a CDS encoding glutamate synthase large subunit, whose translation MNNQQGKQGLYDPQFEHDSCGVGFIVNMKGKQSHEIVEQALTILLNLDHRGACGCEANTGDGAGILIQIPHKFCQKIAQENQIELPEPGNYGVGMVYTSPLDPTSKQSQEIFNRIVSEEGQQVLGWREVPTNNSSLGYTAQSSEPRMQQMFIAKNPALQDDAAFERKLYIIRKRAYEAIRQSGINSWWYCPSLSCRTLVYKGMLTPGQLPEYYLDLQDQDLESALGLVHSRFSTNTFPSWERAHPYRYIAHNGEINTLRGNINWMQARQSLLESELFGADLEKIKPIVDINGSDATIFDNVLELLHQGGRSLPHSIMMMIPEPWTGNQFMSAEKKAFYQYHSCLMEPWDGPASIAFTDGKMIGAILDRNGLRPSRYYVTKDDLVIMASEAGVVPIEPSRVAHKGRLEPGKMFLVDMQEGRIIADEELKEQIAKAQPYQDWVKGNLVDLADLPPATPITEEDPENLRNQQIAFGYTFEQLRLLITPMAKNGVEAIGSMGTDTPLAVLSDYPKRLFDYFKQLFAQVTNPPIDSIREEIITSAATTIGSEGNLLKPLPESCHLINLKTPILNNAELAKLKHLQGDFLSTTIPILFDPKQGVQGLETALEEIFKRADAAIASGVAIIILSDRGIAADKTAIPSLLAVAGLHHHLIRQGTRTKVGLVLESGDPREVHHYAVLLGYGCCAINPYLALGSIQALINEGSLTGVDYPTAEKNYIKAATKGVIKVASKIGISTLQSYRGAQIFEAIGLNQSLIQKYFTGTASRIQGADLAVIASEAILTHNRAYGDRETIDHTLDVGGEYQWRKDGEAHLLSPETIHTLQKAVRTGDYAAYKQYSALINEHNRQYFTLRNLLEFKAREPVPIAEVEPIEAITRRFKTGAMSYGSISKEAHEALAIAMNRIGGKSNTGEGGEDPDRYTWTNEQGDSKNSAIKQVASGRFGVTSLYLSQAQEIQIKMAQGAKPGEGGQLPGRKVYPWIAKVRYSTPGVGLISPPPHHDIYSIEDLAELIHDLKNANREARINVKLVSEVGVGTIAAGVAKAHADVVLISGFDGGTGASPQTSIKHAGLPWELGLAETHQTLVLNKLRSRIVVETDGQMKTGRDIVVAALLGAEEFGFSTAPLVSLGCIMMRVCHLNTCPAGIATQDPYLRESFTGDPAHVVNFMTFIAQEVRELMAQLGFRTFNEMIGRTDVLEAKGAIDHWKAKNIDLTPILHQPEVDESVGRYCQIPQDHGLEKSLDLTVLLDLCQDTLLNKTPIKATLPIKNTNRAVGTILGNEISKRYWEGLPEDTIHLHFQGSAGQSFGAFVPTGVTLELEGDANDYVGKGLSGAKIIIYPSQESTFIPEENIIIGNVALYGATSGEIYIRGKAGERFAVRNSGVTAVVEGVGDHGCEYMTGGQVIVLGATGRNFAAGMSGGVAYILDEDNTFASKCNQEMVELETLSNSAEIDELYQIIQQHINYTQSQQAQRVLDNWETLVPKFVKVMPRDYKRVIQALNKALDAGMTQDEAMIAAFEENARDVARIAGS comes from the coding sequence ATGAACAATCAGCAAGGGAAACAAGGTTTATACGATCCTCAGTTCGAGCACGACTCGTGTGGTGTTGGATTTATAGTCAACATGAAGGGGAAACAATCCCACGAGATTGTAGAACAAGCCTTAACGATTTTATTAAATCTTGATCACCGTGGCGCTTGTGGGTGTGAAGCTAATACAGGAGATGGAGCAGGGATTCTCATCCAAATACCCCACAAATTTTGCCAAAAAATAGCTCAAGAAAACCAAATAGAACTCCCAGAGCCAGGAAATTACGGCGTTGGGATGGTTTATACTTCACCCCTAGACCCTACAAGTAAACAAAGTCAAGAAATATTTAACCGCATAGTCAGTGAAGAAGGACAACAAGTTTTAGGGTGGCGCGAAGTACCCACCAATAACTCATCCTTGGGATATACCGCTCAATCGAGCGAGCCAAGAATGCAGCAAATGTTTATCGCTAAAAATCCAGCTCTCCAAGATGATGCAGCCTTTGAACGCAAACTATACATAATCCGTAAACGCGCTTACGAAGCAATTCGCCAAAGTGGGATTAATTCTTGGTGGTATTGCCCTAGTCTATCCTGTAGGACTTTGGTATATAAAGGGATGCTCACCCCAGGACAATTACCCGAATATTATCTGGATTTACAAGATCAAGATTTAGAATCAGCTTTAGGATTAGTCCACTCACGCTTTAGCACTAATACCTTTCCAAGTTGGGAAAGAGCCCACCCCTACCGTTATATAGCTCATAATGGAGAAATAAATACCCTGCGGGGAAATATCAACTGGATGCAAGCCAGACAATCTCTCTTAGAATCAGAATTATTCGGCGCAGATCTAGAAAAAATCAAACCAATAGTTGATATTAACGGTAGTGACGCCACCATTTTTGATAACGTTTTAGAATTACTGCACCAAGGAGGGCGATCACTTCCCCATAGCATCATGATGATGATACCTGAACCTTGGACGGGTAATCAATTCATGAGTGCCGAGAAAAAAGCCTTTTATCAATATCATTCCTGTTTAATGGAACCCTGGGATGGACCTGCGTCGATCGCCTTTACCGATGGTAAAATGATTGGAGCAATCTTAGATCGCAACGGTTTACGACCCTCCCGTTACTACGTCACTAAAGATGACCTGGTAATTATGGCATCAGAAGCAGGAGTTGTCCCCATTGAACCTAGTAGAGTAGCCCATAAAGGGAGACTAGAGCCAGGTAAAATGTTCCTAGTAGATATGCAGGAAGGTCGAATTATCGCCGATGAAGAACTAAAAGAGCAAATAGCCAAAGCTCAACCCTATCAAGATTGGGTTAAAGGAAATCTGGTTGATTTAGCCGACTTACCCCCAGCTACCCCAATTACAGAAGAAGACCCAGAAAACCTCAGAAACCAACAAATAGCCTTTGGTTATACCTTTGAACAATTGCGGTTACTGATAACACCCATGGCTAAAAATGGGGTAGAAGCAATAGGGTCAATGGGTACAGATACACCTCTAGCAGTATTATCAGATTATCCTAAACGTCTGTTTGACTACTTTAAACAACTCTTCGCTCAAGTAACTAACCCCCCCATAGACTCTATCCGAGAAGAGATTATCACCTCAGCAGCAACAACCATCGGTAGTGAAGGAAATCTACTTAAACCCCTACCAGAAAGTTGTCATCTCATTAACCTGAAAACCCCCATTCTCAATAACGCAGAATTAGCTAAACTCAAACACCTCCAAGGAGATTTTCTCTCCACCACTATCCCCATACTCTTTGACCCCAAACAAGGCGTACAAGGCTTAGAAACAGCCTTAGAAGAGATATTTAAACGAGCAGATGCAGCCATTGCTTCTGGAGTAGCCATTATTATCCTCAGCGATCGCGGTATCGCCGCAGATAAAACCGCTATCCCCTCACTCCTAGCCGTAGCAGGATTACACCACCATCTGATTAGACAAGGAACAAGAACCAAAGTAGGATTAGTCCTAGAATCAGGAGATCCCCGAGAAGTACATCACTACGCAGTCTTACTAGGTTACGGTTGTTGCGCCATTAACCCCTATCTAGCTTTAGGAAGTATTCAAGCCTTAATCAACGAAGGAAGTCTCACAGGTGTAGATTATCCAACCGCCGAGAAAAACTACATCAAAGCAGCCACCAAAGGAGTAATCAAGGTAGCCTCGAAAATTGGCATCTCTACCCTCCAAAGTTATCGTGGAGCGCAAATCTTTGAGGCGATCGGCTTAAATCAAAGCCTCATCCAAAAATACTTTACAGGTACAGCATCTCGAATTCAAGGAGCAGACTTAGCCGTAATCGCCTCTGAAGCAATACTTACCCATAATCGCGCCTATGGCGATCGCGAAACCATCGATCATACCCTAGATGTAGGAGGAGAATACCAATGGCGTAAAGACGGTGAAGCCCACCTACTCTCGCCAGAAACCATCCACACCCTGCAAAAAGCCGTCAGAACAGGAGACTACGCAGCCTATAAACAATATTCAGCCCTAATCAACGAACACAACCGACAATACTTTACTTTACGTAACCTACTGGAATTCAAAGCCAGAGAACCAGTACCCATCGCAGAAGTAGAACCCATCGAAGCTATTACCAGACGCTTTAAAACAGGGGCAATGAGTTACGGCTCAATCTCCAAAGAAGCGCACGAAGCCCTAGCTATAGCCATGAATCGCATCGGGGGTAAATCCAACACAGGAGAAGGAGGAGAAGATCCCGATCGCTATACCTGGACAAACGAACAGGGAGACTCCAAAAATAGCGCCATCAAACAAGTAGCATCAGGACGTTTTGGGGTGACCAGTCTCTACCTCTCCCAAGCTCAAGAAATTCAAATTAAAATGGCTCAAGGAGCAAAACCAGGAGAAGGAGGACAATTACCAGGACGTAAAGTCTATCCCTGGATCGCTAAAGTGCGCTACTCCACCCCAGGTGTAGGCTTGATTTCACCCCCACCTCACCACGATATCTACTCTATCGAAGACCTCGCCGAATTAATCCACGACCTCAAAAACGCTAACCGCGAAGCACGGATTAACGTTAAACTCGTCTCAGAAGTAGGCGTAGGGACGATCGCCGCAGGAGTAGCCAAAGCCCACGCAGACGTAGTCTTAATCTCAGGTTTTGACGGTGGTACAGGAGCATCACCCCAAACCTCGATTAAACACGCGGGCTTACCCTGGGAATTAGGCTTAGCCGAAACCCACCAAACCCTAGTTTTAAATAAACTGCGCTCTCGTATCGTGGTGGAAACCGATGGACAGATGAAAACAGGACGAGACATCGTGGTAGCAGCTTTATTAGGAGCAGAAGAATTTGGCTTCTCCACCGCACCCTTAGTTAGCCTAGGTTGTATCATGATGCGTGTCTGTCACCTCAATACCTGTCCCGCGGGAATCGCTACCCAAGATCCCTATCTACGGGAAAGTTTTACAGGAGATCCAGCTCACGTAGTTAATTTTATGACCTTTATTGCTCAAGAAGTCAGAGAATTAATGGCTCAACTCGGTTTCCGCACCTTTAACGAAATGATTGGACGCACAGATGTATTGGAGGCTAAAGGGGCGATCGACCATTGGAAAGCTAAAAATATCGACCTTACCCCTATCTTGCATCAACCAGAAGTAGATGAAAGTGTAGGACGTTACTGTCAAATACCTCAAGACCACGGTTTAGAAAAATCCCTAGACCTCACCGTCTTACTAGATTTGTGTCAAGATACTCTCTTAAACAAAACACCCATCAAAGCTACTCTACCCATTAAAAATACTAATCGCGCTGTGGGAACAATTCTCGGCAATGAAATTAGTAAACGCTATTGGGAAGGGCTACCCGAAGATACCATACATTTACACTTTCAAGGTAGCGCTGGTCAAAGTTTTGGTGCTTTTGTGCCAACAGGAGTAACCCTAGAATTAGAAGGAGACGCTAACGATTATGTTGGTAAAGGTTTAAGCGGTGCTAAAATCATCATCTACCCATCTCAAGAATCTACCTTTATCCCTGAAGAAAATATCATCATCGGTAACGTCGCACTTTATGGCGCTACTTCTGGAGAAATCTATATCAGAGGTAAAGCAGGTGAACGCTTCGCTGTACGTAACTCTGGAGTAACCGCAGTAGTGGAAGGAGTAGGGGATCACGGTTGTGAGTACATGACTGGTGGTCAAGTAATAGTACTTGGAGCTACTGGTCGTAACTTTGCGGCTGGCATGAGTGGCGGTGTTGCCTATATACTAGATGAAGACAACACTTTTGCTAGTAAATGCAATCAGGAAATGGTAGAGTTAGAAACCCTCTCTAATTCAGCAGAAATCGACGAACTCTATCAAATCATCCAACAACATATTAACTATACTCAGAGTCAACAAGCTCAAAGAGTATTAGATAACTGGGAAACTTTAGTACCAAAATTCGTCAAAGTAATGCCAAGAGACTATAAACGTGTCATTCAGGCACTGAATAAAGCTCTAGACGCAGGAATGACTCAAGATGAAGCGATGATCGCAGCTTTTGAAGAAAACGCCCGCGATGTAGCCAGAATCGCAGGAAGTTAG
- a CDS encoding glutamate synthase subunit beta yields MGKPTGFIEYVRELPDDRSAETRIKDWEEFHLTLTEEKLKTQSARCMDCGTPFCHTGTIIKGMASGCPINNLIPEWNDLVYRGLWREALDRLHKTNNFPEFTGRVCPAPCEGSCVLGIHNPPVTIKNIELSIIDKGWDEGWITPHSPTQRTGKKVAIVGSGPAGLCAAAQLNQAGHTVTVFERADRPGGLLMYGIPNMKLDKEKVLLRRLEVLEQEGVTFKCNVEVGKDLPAQTLLDQFDSTILCIGATKPRDLNIENRQLQGIYFAMDFLTANTQAILDGKPNSNYISAQGKDVVIIGGGDTGTDCVGTSLRQGCNSVTQLEIMAKPPLQRASDNPWPEWPKTYKVDYGQEEAAAKFGHDPRLFLTTATKFISDAQGRVEGVEIVQVAWQKNDQGRFIPQPIPGTAKVLPAQLVLLAMGFLGPEDYLLQSLGIERDQRSNVNAPYGKYQTSISGVFAAGDCRRGQSLVVWAFNEGREAARECDRYLMGSTKLP; encoded by the coding sequence ATGGGTAAACCCACAGGTTTTATTGAATACGTACGAGAGTTACCAGATGATCGCTCTGCTGAAACTAGAATCAAAGACTGGGAAGAATTTCATCTTACATTAACCGAAGAAAAACTCAAAACACAAAGTGCTCGTTGTATGGACTGTGGGACTCCTTTTTGTCATACAGGCACTATAATAAAAGGGATGGCTAGTGGTTGTCCCATTAATAACCTAATACCTGAGTGGAATGACCTAGTTTATCGCGGTCTTTGGCGTGAAGCCTTAGACCGTCTCCACAAAACTAATAATTTCCCCGAATTTACAGGGAGAGTCTGTCCCGCACCTTGTGAGGGTTCTTGTGTCTTAGGAATTCATAACCCACCTGTGACTATAAAAAATATCGAACTCTCTATCATTGATAAAGGATGGGATGAAGGTTGGATTACTCCCCACTCCCCTACTCAACGCACAGGTAAAAAAGTGGCGATCGTAGGATCAGGTCCTGCGGGACTCTGTGCAGCTGCTCAATTGAATCAAGCAGGTCACACCGTAACGGTATTTGAACGAGCCGATCGCCCCGGGGGACTGTTAATGTACGGTATTCCCAATATGAAGCTAGATAAGGAAAAAGTTCTCCTACGTCGTCTCGAAGTACTCGAACAAGAAGGAGTAACCTTTAAATGTAACGTGGAAGTAGGTAAGGATTTACCCGCGCAAACTCTACTTGATCAATTTGACTCTACTATCCTTTGTATCGGTGCGACTAAACCTAGAGATCTCAACATAGAAAATCGTCAACTCCAGGGTATTTACTTTGCTATGGATTTCCTCACCGCTAATACTCAGGCGATTTTAGACGGAAAACCTAATAGCAACTATATCTCTGCTCAAGGTAAGGATGTAGTGATTATTGGTGGCGGTGATACAGGTACAGACTGCGTGGGAACTTCTCTACGTCAGGGTTGTAATAGCGTTACCCAATTGGAGATTATGGCGAAACCTCCCCTACAACGCGCTTCTGATAATCCTTGGCCCGAATGGCCCAAAACCTATAAAGTAGATTATGGTCAAGAAGAAGCCGCCGCTAAATTTGGTCATGATCCCCGTCTCTTCCTGACTACTGCTACTAAATTTATCTCTGATGCACAAGGTAGAGTAGAAGGCGTAGAAATCGTTCAAGTAGCATGGCAAAAAAATGACCAAGGTCGCTTTATTCCTCAACCTATACCAGGTACTGCAAAAGTTTTACCCGCTCAATTAGTCCTACTAGCTATGGGATTTTTAGGTCCTGAAGATTATTTACTACAAAGTTTAGGTATCGAAAGAGACCAACGTAGTAACGTTAACGCTCCCTACGGTAAGTATCAGACTAGTATCAGTGGTGTCTTCGCCGCGGGAGATTGTCGCCGTGGTCAAAGTTTGGTAGTCTGGGCTTTTAATGAAGGTCGCGAAGCAGCCAGAGAATGCGATCGCTATCTTATGGGCAGTACTAAATTACCTTAA